The following DNA comes from Tunturibacter psychrotolerans.
ACTGCGTAAGGTGAATGACAGCATCAAGGATTTGTTGAGCGGACTAAGTATCGCGGATTTGATCGAAACCGGGGATACGGAGCAGGGTGCATCGGGAGCCCCGGTGGGTGGCGGTCTGGTGAGCATCGCGCTTTAGTCAGGCAAGATCAGTGAAGAATCAGAAGTGACGTTCGGGAGAGACGATGAGCAACGAGATAAGTAATAACGGCGTGGTGGTTAGCGAATCATCAGCACCATTACCGGCTGGCGTTACGCTGCCGATCTATATGGACAATCACGCGACGACACCGATCGACCCGCGAGTTCTGGATGCGATGCTGCCCTACTTCGGCAAGGTGTTTGGCAATGCTGCGAGCCGCAACCACGTATTTGGCTGGGAGGCGGAACAGGCAGTTGAGAAGGCGCGCGAACAGATTGCCAAGCTGATTGGTGCGACCGCGAAGGAGATTATCTTTACCAGTGGAGCGACCGAGTCGAATAATCTCGCGATCAAGGGAATTGCCGAGATGTATCGCGAACGCGGCAACCACATCATCACGCAGGTGACTGAGCATAAAGCCGTTCTGGATACTTGCAAGAAGCTTGAGAAACAGGGCTATCGCGTCACCTATCTGCCGGTGCAGGCAGACGGACTGATCGACCTTGAGGATCTGAAGCGCGCAATCGATGACAAGACGATCCTGGTTTCGATCATGTATGCGAACAATGAGATCGGCGTGATTCAGCCCGTTGCCGCGATCGGCAAGCTCTGCCATGAAAAAGGCGTGATCTTCCATACCGATGCTGTTCAGGCGGTGGGTAAAATTCCGGTCGATGTGCAGAAGGACAATATCGATGTGCTCTCGCTTTCGGGACACAAGATCTATGGACCGAAGGGCGTAGGCGCGTTGTATGTTCGTCGGCGTAACCCGCGGGTCCAGATTTCGGAGCAGATCAATGGCGGAGGACACGAGCGCGGAATGCGGTCGGGGACACTGAACGTTCCTGGGATTGTCGGGCTGGGGATGGCTTGCGAGATCTCAGGTCAGGAGATGGAGGCTGAAGGGAAGCGCGAGAAGGAGTTGCGCGACTACATGAGGGCCAAGTTCGAGAAGGCGTTGGATTATGTGCATGTGAACGGCAATATGGACCATCATCTGCCGGGTAACCTGAATATGAGCTTTGTCTACGTCGAGGGCGAGAGCCTTTTGATGGGAATCAACGATATTGCAGTTTCTTCCGGTTCTGCTTGCACCTCAGCGACCCTTGAGCCATCTTATGTATTGAAGGCTTTGGGTCTGGGCGATGATGTAGCACACAGCTCGATCCGCTTCGGTCTTGGCCGCTTCAATACGAAGGCTGATGTCGACTATGTTTCAGACAAGGTGATCGATGTGGTTTCGAAGCTGCGGGAGCTTTCGCCGCTGTATGAGATGGTGAAAGAAGGCATCGATCTTTCGAAGATTGAATGGGCAGCGCACTAAGTCTAAAGGCTTCGTGCTTAGGGATTTGTAAGAAGAGATAGGAGAACAAGATGGCTTATAGCGATAAGGTCGTAGACCACTACAATCATCCACGGAATGTTGGCACGCTGGATAAGAGTGCTGCCGAGGTTGGTACCGGGCTTGTAGGCGCGCCGGAGTGCGGTGACGTGATGCGGTTGCAGATCCGCGTGAATCCCGAGACGAACGTGATTGAAGATGCCAAGTTCAAGACCTTCGGTTGCGGTTCGGCGATTGCTTCTTCCTCTCTCGCGACTGAGTGGGTGAAGGGCAAGACGATCGACGAGGCGATGGCGATCACGAACACGGACATTGTGAAGGAGCTTGCGCTTCCTCCGGTGAAGATTCACTGCTCGGTGCTCGCGGAAGATGCGATCCGTGCGGCTATCGGCGACTGGAAGAAGAAGAATAACGTTGCCGAGACGGCGGCGGTTGCGGTTGCTCACTAAGTTTAGAGCAACGGCTATTGGGTTGAGATAACGGTAGCGGCGCATATTTCAGTCGCGTCGCTACCGTTGTCTGTTGGGCTTGAGTGGTATTGGCAAGGACGGCGATATGGCGATGGTGACACTACAAACCGCGGCGGAGATGGAGGCGGCCCAGAAGGCTGCTGCATCGGGTGAGTCAAAGAATCCGCTGGCGGGGATGAATGTGCTGACTGCGCAGGGACAGGAACCGGGTCAGAAGGGCATCCAGATTACCGAAAAGGCGCTGAAGCGAATCCGTGTCGCGATGGCCAAGGAAAGTGTTTCGCCAGAGCAGGGTGGGCTGCGGGTAGGGATTCAGGGCGGCGGCTGCTCGGGGTTGAGCTATAACATTCGCTTCGATACGCAGCCCCGTGAACGAGATCGTGTGTATGCGTTTGGTGAGGGGTTGGCTACTGTGGGCGATCCTACCGATGGTAAGGCGATACGGATCTTTGTTGATCCGAAGAGCTTTATTTATCTGCATGGCATGGTGCTCGATTTTGAAGAGACGCTGATGCGGCAGGGGTTCAATTTCATCAACCCGAATTCGACCAAGAGCTGCGGGTGTGGTTCGAGCTTTACGGCGTAGGCGAGTGATCCAATACAGATGAGCCACGACGCATACAACAGTTACTTCACTTTTTTTCAACTTCCTCAGCATTTGAATCTTGACGTGAGCGCGTTGGAGAAGCAGTTTTATGTCCTGAGCCGTAAGCTGCACCCGGACAGGTTCGCTTCGAAGCCGGTTGCAGAGCAGGAGGCGGCGCTGGCGAAGAGTTCGCTGTTGAACGATGCTTACCGAACTCTGAAGGACCCGATTGCGCGAACGCAGTATATGCTGACGCTCGAGGGTGTGGAGCTTGAGGAGCAGTCGAAGGCGGCGACGGATGCAGCGCGGGCAACGGGTGAGCAGAAGAAACAGATTGTCCCTCCGGAGTTGCTGGAAGAGGTCTTCGAGCTGAACATGCAGTTGCAAGAGATGCGCGCGGCTAACAAGATGGGCGAGGATGAGCCTGAGTTGCGGCGCGATCTGATGACTGCGAAAGATACATTCGACGCGAAGATGGTGGACATCCAGGCGGAGTTGGAAGGGCTGTGGTCGGTGTGGGACGCTGGGGTGGATGCCGGGGATGAGGCGGCGAAGACTCGCGCGAAGGATGCAATGGTGGTGTTGTTGAACAAGCGAAGCTACCTGCGGAACCTGGTGCGGGACGTCAATGAGGCCTTGGGAGTCTAAGCCGCTGGTCTGCTGATTCGTCATATGCTCTTCCCCTCTCCGGAGGTACCCCCCCCCATATATGAATCTGTAAATTCCTTTATATGAACGACTTGCGAAGTGCCATTTTTTCAAATTCGTCATTCTAATAGACTTACAGTCAAATTCGTCCAAATAAAGGGCTTAGCTGCGAACAACAGAAAAGCCCCGGCAGCGGCCGAGGCTTTTTCTCTTCTGTATTCATTATAGCGGTTTGAAGATAACTCATACGCCACGCGAATGATCAGGATTGGCGCGGATTTTCGTCGTTCAAGGGCTTGACAGAAATTTTGGCCATGTAGGTTTGTGTATCGAGGTGAAAATTTGACGCTTGTGAGAAGCCCTAACGCGCAGTAGATGCCAACGAGCGCATCGGGTTGTCGCCACTGCGCTGGTTACAATCAATTCCGCCACCAGCACAACGATTTGCCGCCACCCAATGCAAGGTTATGCCGCCACTCGGTACAGCAATATTCCGCCACTGAATTGATTGCAGAGCGAGGGTAACAAAACTATCATCCGCCCCGGAGGCGTGTGAGGTAAATTCATTCGAACTTGCTCATAACCCCGTTTTTCGTGCACTAGTACTCTATTGAACAGTGATACTGGGGTGTAGAGCAGGATGACCCGGGGAACGGATTCAGCTTCAACAACTATGTTTGTGCGCCATGGATTACCACTTAGCTCACGATATGCAATGTGCGTTTCCAGCGGGTTCCGTCGAAGATATGAAGCACGACGTGCCCGATGAACCCTAAGCGTTCACCGATCGATTGCTTGTCGATCTGGTGTGCCGGAGTATCGAAGGACCAGTAGACGAAGAGAGGACGTCCGAGGATGTTCTCAGTCGGAACGAAACCCCAGAAGCGGCTGTCAAGGGAGGCAAGACGGTTGTCACCCATGGCGAATCCCATACCGTCGGGAACGACCAGGTCATTGTCTTGAATGTGACTTGGAAGCTCGGCGGCCCATGTGGCGGCATGGTTGGCAGATGCTTGAGCACTGATGCCCTCTAAGTCCTGAGGGAAGTCATCGCGATACGACTGATAAACGTGGTTTGGATCGCCATCGTATGCGGGCATGGCGGCATAGGCTTCGTTCTGCGCAACCCCGTTGAGGTAGAGAACTCCATTGCGGAGGTGAATGCGATCTCCAGCGATGCCGATCAAGCGTTTGACAAGGATAAGGCCAGGCGTTTCTGGGTGGGGCTTAAGGAAGACGATGACGTCACCGCGCTTCGCTGACCGGTAACGAACCAGTGGCATCCACTTTGTCTGCGGAGCCAGCGTGGTGCGATCAACCAAAACATGGTCACCAATAACCAGGGTCTTCACCATGGAAGCAGAGGGAATCTCGAAATTTTGAAAGATAAATGTCATCACGAACAGCCCGATGACGAGTACAACGCTCATACTGGCAATCGATTCAAGGAGCGACTCCCGAACCTCGACCTCTACCGGAGGCTCAGCAGTATTCTGTTCGTCAATCAATGCCAAATCGTGTCGCCTTTCTTAAGCGGCTTCGCCTTCCAGTTTAC
Coding sequences within:
- a CDS encoding IscS subfamily cysteine desulfurase, which gives rise to MSNEISNNGVVVSESSAPLPAGVTLPIYMDNHATTPIDPRVLDAMLPYFGKVFGNAASRNHVFGWEAEQAVEKAREQIAKLIGATAKEIIFTSGATESNNLAIKGIAEMYRERGNHIITQVTEHKAVLDTCKKLEKQGYRVTYLPVQADGLIDLEDLKRAIDDKTILVSIMYANNEIGVIQPVAAIGKLCHEKGVIFHTDAVQAVGKIPVDVQKDNIDVLSLSGHKIYGPKGVGALYVRRRNPRVQISEQINGGGHERGMRSGTLNVPGIVGLGMACEISGQEMEAEGKREKELRDYMRAKFEKALDYVHVNGNMDHHLPGNLNMSFVYVEGESLLMGINDIAVSSGSACTSATLEPSYVLKALGLGDDVAHSSIRFGLGRFNTKADVDYVSDKVIDVVSKLRELSPLYEMVKEGIDLSKIEWAAH
- the iscU gene encoding Fe-S cluster assembly scaffold IscU, translating into MAYSDKVVDHYNHPRNVGTLDKSAAEVGTGLVGAPECGDVMRLQIRVNPETNVIEDAKFKTFGCGSAIASSSLATEWVKGKTIDEAMAITNTDIVKELALPPVKIHCSVLAEDAIRAAIGDWKKKNNVAETAAVAVAH
- a CDS encoding HesB/IscA family protein; the protein is MAMVTLQTAAEMEAAQKAAASGESKNPLAGMNVLTAQGQEPGQKGIQITEKALKRIRVAMAKESVSPEQGGLRVGIQGGGCSGLSYNIRFDTQPRERDRVYAFGEGLATVGDPTDGKAIRIFVDPKSFIYLHGMVLDFEETLMRQGFNFINPNSTKSCGCGSSFTA
- the hscB gene encoding Fe-S protein assembly co-chaperone HscB, with amino-acid sequence MSHDAYNSYFTFFQLPQHLNLDVSALEKQFYVLSRKLHPDRFASKPVAEQEAALAKSSLLNDAYRTLKDPIARTQYMLTLEGVELEEQSKAATDAARATGEQKKQIVPPELLEEVFELNMQLQEMRAANKMGEDEPELRRDLMTAKDTFDAKMVDIQAELEGLWSVWDAGVDAGDEAAKTRAKDAMVVLLNKRSYLRNLVRDVNEALGV
- the lepB gene encoding signal peptidase I, producing MALIDEQNTAEPPVEVEVRESLLESIASMSVVLVIGLFVMTFIFQNFEIPSASMVKTLVIGDHVLVDRTTLAPQTKWMPLVRYRSAKRGDVIVFLKPHPETPGLILVKRLIGIAGDRIHLRNGVLYLNGVAQNEAYAAMPAYDGDPNHVYQSYRDDFPQDLEGISAQASANHAATWAAELPSHIQDNDLVVPDGMGFAMGDNRLASLDSRFWGFVPTENILGRPLFVYWSFDTPAHQIDKQSIGERLGFIGHVVLHIFDGTRWKRTLHIVS